The following DNA comes from Desulfuromonas sp..
CGCTTGATAAAATCCTTACGGGTAAAGTAATTCAGATCCTTATTGACCGTATCAACCGGCCATTCAAAAACGATAACATCACCGCGTTGCGGGTTGCGGACGGGAAAATAGCGTTAGTTACCGACAAAGGGGATCTGGGTTCCGTATATGAATTTATTAACAAGCAGGTGATCGCCAACCAGCAGCGTATCCTCCATCGAACCTGACGGAATCTTGAATGCCTGGATCACAAAAGAGCGGATAATCAAGGCCAGGATACCGGCAACGATAATCGCCTCGGACCATTCCCGGTACCAGGGCTTTTTCGGACGCCCCTTCTTGTCCAATTCTATTTTCTGTGTTCTTTCATGGTCTTTTGACATTAACCCTACTCTTTCACTTTAAGTATTGCCAAGAAGGCTTCCTGCGGCAACTCAACGCTGCCGACCTGCTTCATCCGCTTCTTACCCTCTTTCTGCTTCTCGAGAAGTTTCCGCTTCCGGGTGATATCACCACCATAACACTTGGCCGTAACATCCTTGCGTAGAGCCTTGACCGTTTCGCGCGCTATTACTTTATTGCCGATTGCCGCCTGAATCGCAACGACAAATTGCTGTCGCGGAATAAATTCTTTCATCTTGGAGACCAGATCGCGACCGCGAAATTGCGATTTATCACGATGCACAATCAAAGAAAGCGCATCGACAATCTCGCCGTTGATCATGACATTCAGGCGAACAAGGTCGCTCGGGCGATAATCGAGTGGTTCGTAATCGAGCGAACCGTAGCCACGCGATATGGTTTTCAGACGATCATAAAAATCGAGGACAATTTCATTGAGCGGCAGTTCATAGGTCACCATAACCCGGTTTGACGAGAGGTACCTGAGTTCACGCTGAATGCCTCGCTTCTCTTCGCACAGGGCGAGAACGCCGCCGACAAAGTCATTCGGCACATGTACGGTTGCCAGGATGAACGGTTCTTCGATTTTCTCAATATGCTGGACATCGGGCAGCTTGTTGGCGCTATCAACATTAAAGAGGTGCCCCTTGGTATCAGTCACCTTGTATACGACAGTCGGTGCCGTGGTGATCAGATCGATCCCGAACTCGCGCTCAACCCGCTCCTGGATGATTTCCATGTGAAGCAAGCCGAGAAAGCCGCAACGAAAGCCAAAACCGAGGGCCACGGAATTTTCCGGCTCGAATGAGAATGATGAATCATTGAGACTCAGTTTTTCCATCGCATCGCGCAGAGCGTCGTAATCGCCGGTATCAATCGGATAAAGACCCGAAAAGACCATTGGCTTGACTTCCTTGAAGCCCGGCAACGGCGCGGTTGCCCCATGTTTTTCATGGGTAATGGTATCACCGACCTTGGCATCCTGAACCGTTTTGATGCCGGCGATAATAAAACCGACCTCGCCGGCCGCAAGTGATTTCATTTCAACCATGTGCGGGGAGAATACGCCGAGTTTGAGCACTTCATACGACTTACCGCTCGCCATCAACTTGACCCGGTCGCCCTTTTTCAGTTCCCCCTCTTTCAGACGAACGAGGATAACGACCCCTTGATAGGAATCATACCAGGAGTCGAAAATAAGGGCCTTGAGCGGTGCCGTGGCATCACCCTCCGGCGGCGGAAACTTGGTTACGATCGACTCGAGGATGTCGTGAATGCCGATACCGGCCTTGGCGCTGGCGTGAACAGCATCAGAAGCATCGATACCGATAACCTCTTCAATGTCGGCCTTGACCGATTCCGGGTCGGCACTCGCCAGGTCAATCTTGTTGAGAACCGGAAAAACCTCAAGATCCTGGTCGATCGCCAGGTAAACGTTGGCAAGGGTCTGGGCCTCGACTCCCTGGGAGGCGTCGACAACCAGCAGCGCGCCTTCGCACGCCGAAAGGGAACGACTGACTTCGTAATTAAAATCGACGTGTCCCGGGGTGTCGATCAGGTTGAGGATATAAACCTCTCCGTCATCAGCCTTGTAATTGAGACGGACCGACTGAGCCTTGATCGTAATCCCGCGTTCACGCTCAAGATCCATCTTATCGAGGAACTGGTCAGTCTTCTCCCGATCGGTGAGCGCACCGGTCTCATCAAGCAAACGATCGGCAAGGGTCGATTTGCCATGATCGATATGGGCAATGATGGAAAAATTTCGGATATTACTTTGCTTCATCTCAATATTTCTGTCTGGCCGGGGAGAAATGGTAACGTGGTAAGATATAGGTTAAGCGACTGCTTGTAAAGGGATTATCGATTTTGCAAGCTGAAAATTCCGATTCAAATCCTTGAGCCATGACAAGCACGAACGGGGTCCGGCAGAAATGACCGGACCCCGTTCGCCAGCGATTAGAATCAGGTTGCTAAATTGCTGCCAGCGCAGCATCGTAATCAGGTTCCTGGGCGATCTCCGGAACCTGTTCGGTATAAACAACCTGGCCATTTTCATCAACAACGACGATTGCCCGCGAAAGAAGCCCGGCGAGCGGACCGGTCGTAATGGTCACACCATAATCCTGCCCAAAATCTCCGTTTCTGAACACTGAAAGAGGTTCGACGTTATCCAGACCCTCTGCGGCACAAAAACGTTTATGAGCAAACGGCAGATCAGCCGAAATACAGAGCACTGTCGCCTGGCCACTCGCTTCTTCGTTGAACTTACGGACCGACGCAGCGCAAACATCAGTATCGATGCTCGGAAAAATGTTCATCACGACTTTCTTACCTTTCAAGTCAGAAAGTTTCTGTTCCGCCAAATCGGTTTTAACCAGTGTGAAATCGGGAGCAGCCGTCCCGGAAGCCGGCAGCTGGCCAATGGTTTCAA
Coding sequences within:
- a CDS encoding elongation factor 4, producing MKQSNIRNFSIIAHIDHGKSTLADRLLDETGALTDREKTDQFLDKMDLERERGITIKAQSVRLNYKADDGEVYILNLIDTPGHVDFNYEVSRSLSACEGALLVVDASQGVEAQTLANVYLAIDQDLEVFPVLNKIDLASADPESVKADIEEVIGIDASDAVHASAKAGIGIHDILESIVTKFPPPEGDATAPLKALIFDSWYDSYQGVVILVRLKEGELKKGDRVKLMASGKSYEVLKLGVFSPHMVEMKSLAAGEVGFIIAGIKTVQDAKVGDTITHEKHGATAPLPGFKEVKPMVFSGLYPIDTGDYDALRDAMEKLSLNDSSFSFEPENSVALGFGFRCGFLGLLHMEIIQERVEREFGIDLITTAPTVVYKVTDTKGHLFNVDSANKLPDVQHIEKIEEPFILATVHVPNDFVGGVLALCEEKRGIQRELRYLSSNRVMVTYELPLNEIVLDFYDRLKTISRGYGSLDYEPLDYRPSDLVRLNVMINGEIVDALSLIVHRDKSQFRGRDLVSKMKEFIPRQQFVVAIQAAIGNKVIARETVKALRKDVTAKCYGGDITRKRKLLEKQKEGKKRMKQVGSVELPQEAFLAILKVKE
- a CDS encoding thiol peroxidase; the encoded protein is MANITLKGNPIETIGQLPASGTAAPDFTLVKTDLAEQKLSDLKGKKVVMNIFPSIDTDVCAASVRKFNEEASGQATVLCISADLPFAHKRFCAAEGLDNVEPLSVFRNGDFGQDYGVTITTGPLAGLLSRAIVVVDENGQVVYTEQVPEIAQEPDYDAALAAI